The Leptolyngbya sp. CCY15150 genome includes the window GAACGGGAATCCCGAATTCTACTGACATCTCCTGCCAAGACACTTTATTGCAATATCGTAGAGCGATCGCTTGAAAGGTAGCCTGAGAAAAACTATCAACATGTTCTTGCAACAAGTTATCAGGATCTTCATTGAGGTAGCGCGTCACCAGTTCCGACAAGCTGTGGGCTGTGGGGCGGGGCAATTGATAGTCATTTAGGTCGCTAAAGTCTCCTTGCTCTAGGTCTAGCTTCCCTAAAATTTTCTGGCTGGCATCAAATATAAACCGACGCTGCATCAACATATTGAGCCAACCCATCACCGATGCTCTCGTAGGATCATATTTCTCAATGTTTTGAGTGACATAGAGCAACAAATCTTGTCGAGCTTCTTCATAAATCTCATCATAGCGATAACGAAATCGAGCTTGGTGGGCTCGATAAAGTCGATTTGACCGCAGGATTATTTCGGTCAGATACCCTAGATGCTTTTGCCGCTCTCGCGGTGAGGTAGCCTGCTGAGCAGCGATCGCTAACCGCTCTAGCTCTTGATCCTGCTGCCCTGGATCGAATGCTTCCATAGATGGTGCCCTAGTGCCTCCTAGACTCTACAAGTAAGGTATTAACGCTTAACCGACCGCGATCGCTGTTTGCCATACTTCCACAGCAAAGCAGCGATCGCCCTCGCCCTGAGAGCGACCTACCCAGCGTGCTCAGATGACGTTATGACCATCATCTTCCCTGTTCTGAACTGAACAGGCTGACCACCGCTATTTATCATTCGACCCAAATCTTCAATTTTTATGCAGCCACCACCATGAAATTTACAACTGCTCCTTAATCGGAGAGCGGAATCAGGCAATAGATACCTATTTTTCCGTGGCCAGAGAAATCTAACTAATCTTCAAGGTTATGTGAAATTTTCATGAAGCTCATCAAAGTTACTTGTCAAGAGCACGTATTTACACTAGTTTCTATAGAGTTATTCAGGCAGTATAGGTAAATAGATCTTAACTATACATAAGTCTTACAACTTGTTCCTCGTACAGCTCTTCGGCACATCAATGCTAAAGTTTAGCCTTGGTCAAAACCATTAAGCTGCGCTACAAGACTTGACAGTTCTTTTAGGATTCATCGTCGGAGTCCTACATTTGTTTTCGCTCAGGGTGCATCTACAATGATTACAACTTCAGTTCTTAACTTGGCACGCCAGTGTCTTCTGTCCAGCATTTTTGTTCTTGGTGGGCTGGGGGCGATCGCTTCCCCCGCTGATGCTTCCATTCTTCGAGATGGCTGGATGTATGCGATCGATGCGCCCGATGATAGCTATGCAAGCATCAATGGTGTGCGCACTGTGGGCAACACAGTCTACGAGATCTACGGCATGGCTATCCATGAAGATCTAGAAAACAACAGGATTTGGGTCGCACTCAATTCAAATCTACCCGTGGAGGGACGTCCAGACACTGAGATATTTTTCCCAGGCGAAACCGACAACGAGGACGTTCCGGGAGGTAGCGTCATGTGGGGTGATTTATTCTTCGACTTCAATGATCAGCAAGGCTACCAAACGGCTCATACACAAAGAAACTTATTTGGAGTGCGGTTCTTAAGAAATATTGATGCAGTTGGAGTTGAAAATATCAGTATCGGCGTCTACGAAAATGTATCGGGGATTGATGTAGGGCCCGCTCATTCTGGATTTAGCAACTTAGCGGGCTATAACAGCTTCGTTCGAAGCCTAGGCGGGCAAGACACCTGGATGGGTTCACTGCCTTGGAACTCTCCCTACTTTGGTCGGTATTCTCAACCGTTGCTTGTCTCTGGGGTGCCGATGCCTAACATTATCGAATCAGGCGATCGCGTTGGAGATGTGACCATGCACACCAGGGAAGAACTGGAAGCTCAAGGCTTTGACATCAATAACTTCTTTCAAGAAGGAGAGCACATCATCGGATTCAGCTTCGATCGCCCCCCAGGCTTTGTTGGTGATTTTATTGCAACCATTCTCCACGAATGCCTCAATGACGGAATTTCTTTGCCAGGCGTCTTTTCTGATCCGTCTGAACCAGAACCAGAGCCAGAACCGGAACCAGAGCCCGAGCCCCCATTCACACAACTATTTGAAGACTGCCCAGTGATGCCAGGACAACGCTACGCACTTCAGCCTACTCGTATTGAAGGGGATACTAAATATATTGACAATCCCATTAGCAACGCATGGTACGATCCACCGCCCTACGAACGCTACCAAATAAGTGTAGGGGGTGGCAGTTTGATTACAGAAATTCTTAGTTTTCCTTGCGGTATAATGGGAAGAGCGATCATACCTGGAGAAAACCCTCCCGGTGAACAGTTCGAGGTTCTAGTCGATAACATCCAACTCCCTGGTGCTTTCAACCCGGGTGGTAACTTGAGATTTGAAGACTACGCTGAACTTTTGGGTGATCGCCTGCGGCAGGGAGAAAATGGTCAATTAGGTGTTAACAGCGTTGTGATACGGGGTCGCACCGTTTGCACAGGCGAGGCTAGTGAGAATAGTGTTTGTCAACAACAGGATAAAGATCCCATTCCATACATGTGTAATAACAGTGGGGAGGCTCAATCTTTCTGCATTCAGCTTAAATTCGACAGAGAACGTCTTGATGGCTCAGTAGTGATTGGGCCAGAACCGGCCCCAGAACCAGCAACAATCTTCGGTACGATCGCTTTTGGTGGCATTCTCATGAAAGTGGCGCGATCGCGGCGGCGCTCCTAGGCAGCGGTTCAACACCGCGTTACCTGAACTATCTAGGGTATGAATGCTCAGCACCATGCCCTAGTTTTGCTGATCAAGCTTAGTGTTATTGGGATCAAATTGGGTACTCTGAATCTATGAACAGGCGATCGCCTCCTCATGAACCTTGGGTGCGGCTGACCATAGATTGACGCTACGAGTGAACTGCGATGGACTCGCTGCTGCGATCGCGCTGCCACGTCTTACCCCTTTATTGATCAACGACCATGACACATATTGTTTTACTTGGGGATTCCATTTTCGATAATGCTATGTATGTTCCCAGCTCCTGGTCGGTGATCGATCAGGTGCAACAGCATCTTACTGAAGCAGGCGATCGCGCCACTCTGCTAGCGCTTGATGGTAGCTACATTAATGGCATTGCCCATCAGCTTCAAAAACTTCCAGAGGATGCAACTCATCTATTTATTAGTACTGGGGGCAATGATGTTCTAGGCTTTGGCTGGAAGTTGTATAGTGAAACGATGAGCTTTCCTGATGTACTTGAGAAAATTCTGGTCATGAAGCATCAGTTTCATCACGACTATCAAAGCATGTTGCACCAGGTCTTGGCTCACCAAAAACCGGTGACGCTATGCACTGTTTATGACCAAAGTCCTCAATCTGATACCCTATTTACACTGTTTGCTCAAACCATACTTCCATTATTTAACGACTGCATTACTCGACAGGCGATCGCTTTTGGTCTACCGTTGATTGATTTACGATTGGTGTGTGATGATTTGGGCGATTATTCAAGCCTCTCGCCCATCGAACCATCGGTTCAAGGCGGCGGTAAGATCGCTCAGCATATTGCCATGATCGCTAAGGAACATGATTTCTCTATGCCACGCACAGTATGCTATTCATGAGATAAGAGCTAGGCAGACAACGATCAGCACTACGTCTATCATCTCTCTTTTACCTGGTAGTGCTGAATAGCAGTCTGATTGCACAACATGTTGCATGGCATGGCAGACGCTCTAGCTAGTGGTTCATACCCTGATCCATCAGTGCCGATCCAGCAATCAAGCATTATGCATGGTGAATGAGGCGACAAATATAGTCTCCTGCGCCATGCTAAGCAAAGGGAACTATGGATCCATCTTCCCGGCGTCTGGTGCGATCGCGACAGTTATAGACATCTCGGACGGGAGGATTGCCGTTGATGCGAACCGTAGCGCGATACTCCCAGTAATACTTGGCGCTGCGCCGGATATCAAGAATGCAAATTTCTTGATCATGCACCATCCGACAAGTCAGAGCTGTAGCAGGAGCGGCCCATGTCAGGGTCACAGCCCACAGGGCGATCGCCAGCAGGATCTTCAGACCTAGAATCATGGTCTGACGTGCGGTGGGTCTAAGCCCATTAAGCTGGGAGATGTTCATCACAACTCGATGATGCATGGCGACAGGCTGCAAGTCTCTAGCGTATAGCGGAACGGTCTCAATGCTGTTTTCATGGTGGGCGATCGCCGACAAATTGTATCCATGCTAGCAAAATCACGTCCCATGAGTCTGGTAAGAATGATTGAAAACCGAGCGAGGGTCGTGTCCCTTGCCTGCAAGGTTGCAATGAATCCCAGAACTGCTGTGTGAGCGACCGCCCATTCGCCCATGTGGCTCTTGTCTAGTGCTAGCAATGAGTATCCATGTTAGATCTGATGTTCTGGACTATGGTTCATGCTTCCAATGATGATCATAGACCACGCACTTGGCAATCCAATACCTATGGCTGACTCTGCTTACCTCTCCTCCTCGACGGCTATCGACACTGAATCAGTGCTTGAGTTTATTGATGTGGGCCTCAACTACACGACGCGCGATCGCCCGATGGTGGTGATGGAGGAGGTCTCGTTAACCATTCAGCAATCAGAATTTGTGTCGATTGTTGGGCCTAGCGGCTGTGGTAAAACATCGCTGCTGCGTATGATTTCAGGGCTCAATCCTGCCCATCAAGGAACCGTCTGCTTTCGGGGAGAGCCCATTACCAAGCCGCTCAAAAATGTGGGCATCGCCTTCCAGAACCCAGTGCTGTTGCCTTGGCGCAACACGATTAAAAATGTATTGTTGCCCTTGGAAATTGTCCAACCTCATAAGCACAAACTTCGTCAGCAGCGATCGCACTATATCAGCATGGCGCAGGAGTTATTAGCCACGGTCGGCCTGCGCGATTTTCAAACCCATTACCCTTGGCAACTATCCGGTGGAATGCGACAACGAGCCTCGCTTTGCCGCGCCCTGATCCATCAGCCCGAAATTTTGTTGCTCGATGAACCCTTCGCCGCGCTGGATGCCTTCACCCGCGAAGAGATGTGGGATATGTTGCAGCGTTTGTGGGAGCGTACCCAATGTACGAGTGTTCTAGTTACCCATGATCTGCGAGAAGCTCTATTTTTGTCGGATACCGTCTATGTGATGGGCCCTCGCCCTAGTCGGATTGTGCTGAAGCTCTCCGTTAATTTACCTCGACCGCGATCGCTGGAGATGTGTTTCTCTGACGAATTCCATCACATGTATTCCCAACTGCGTCAGCATATTCATCGCAACTAACTCATTCTGGCAATATACGCGATCGCTGTTTTTGGATAGACGAGCATTGTCATTCATGATGATCATAGTGCTCTAGCTTATCCTTCATAGATTGAATTCAGTACCACACACCTTAGCAATCCCAGGATCTAGTTCTATGTCTCGTGCAGAATATCTTAATCCACCCCAATCGCGCATCACTCTATCAACGTTTCTCAAATCAAAACATGCTGTTTATGTGCTGCCGTCCGTTACCACAGTGCTTCTATTTGTGGTTTGGGAGCTAGTCACTCGTCTATTCTCGATCCCAACATTTATCTTGCCTGCGCCATCGGTGATTTTAGGGCAAATTACTCCGTGGGGTGCTGTCGTTGCCAAAAATGCCTGGATTACTCTCTTTACCACCCTATGTGGTTTTGTGGCAGCTTTATGCTTGGGAGTGGTACTAGGTTTTTCCATTGGCTACTCCAAACTCGCCAATATGACCCTTTATCCACTGCTAATTGGGTTTAATACGATTCCTAAGGTGGCCTTGGTGCCCCTGATGTCCATTTGGTTTGGTATTGGTACAATCCCAGCCGTTTTGACAGCATTTCTGCTGGCTTTTTTCCCAATTGCAGTCAACGTAGCGATCGGCTTAGCTACGGTGGAGACAGAAATGCAGGATGTTCTGGTTTCTCTGGGTGCAAGCCGCTTTGAAATCTTTCAGAAAGTGGGATTTCCCCACACCCTACCTTATCTATTTGCGTCTCTGAAAGTAGCGATTTCTCAGGCGTTTATCGGCTCAGTGATTGCTGAAACCGTAGCATCTAATGGCGGTATTGGCTACGTCATTCTGACGGCGAGTTCCAACTTTAATGTTCCCTTAGCCTTTCTGTCGCTGCTAGCTTTGGCGGTCATGGGCACAGTGCTCTACGGTATTTTCGTAGTTGCAGAGCAACGGTTAGTCCATTGGCTGTAGCCTGAGACCAAGTCCGGTTGAAGGGACATCCTGCCTTTGATCCTCCCCGCTTCGCTGCCCCCTTACCAAGGGGGCTACAGACATCTGGGTACTGCTACCGCATTGAATGAACAGCGCATCTAGCCGGATTTGATCTTAGCAATCTGTTAATGTGTTGAGAAAATTCTCCAATAGGATAGAGGTGTGGTTAATGTACCTAACAGCAACAATTTCTAGTAGAGGAGATGTTTCCTGGATATCGCGGTAAACAACTCCAGCCCGCTGTAGATAGTTGACGTTGGCAGGCAGCAGCGAGACACCTAGTCCTCCAGCCACTAAGCTCAGAACCGTGGTAATCCAAGCCGCCTCTTGCACAACGTTCGGCTTGCAGTTTGCTTTTAGACAGAGTTGATCAATCTGATCCCGCAGTCCATACATTTGGGTATGGGGTGGCAATACAAAGCGATCGCCGCTGAGTTGGGCAAGAGAAATCTTGGCCTGCTTGGCTAGACGATGATGCTGAGGTAAGACAACGACTAAAGGTTCATGGAGAATTGGAATCGTTGCAAACATGGTACGCTCTTCATCGGTTAGGTTGTGTAAGGTATGTTTATGGAAAAAACCTACATCAATCTGACGGTTGCGTAGTTGCTCAATTTGATGATACGAAGCCAGTTCATGCAGAACCAAATTGACCTTGGGAAACTGTTGATGGAAAGCCTGAATAATATCGGATAGCCGACTATTGGCAATGGATGTATTGATGCCTACCTCCAGTCGTCCTTGCTTACCAGCCTGGATATCTTGAGACCGCTCAACGGCTTTCTCTGTCTGCTCGATAATCTGTTCAGCCTTTATTAAAAAGCTTTTTCCAGCCTCTGTCACCCTCAAAGGACGATGAGTACGATCAAATAATGTAAATCCTAGCCTGGTTTCTAATCGTTGGATTTGTTTACTTAAAAAGCCTTGATCAATGCCTAACGCGATCGCTGCCTGCATAAATCCTTGGTGGCGCTTGACAGCGATCGCATAGTCTAAATGTCGAAATTCCATATCTTGCCAGGGTGTAGGTTTCATCAGTACTATGATGATCCAGTCATAAATTAATGCCAATAATGGTGATTATAACATCATTATTGCCTATAGACTATAGATAGGACGTTAAACCATTGTGCTTGCTCATGTCCAAGATGATGGTTGTAGACGCAGGGATGAGTCGCGATTCATCTAAGGCTAGGACTACGCAAGAGAGTCTCATGATCATGGTTGATCGTGTGCTCTGGATCTACATCATCAGCGTTGACTCAGGTACAAAATCAAGAGCTAATCAATAGGAATCGTCATGGATGAAATTAAGCGTGTTGTGATCGTTGGTGGAACTCATGGAAATGAACTCATTGGGGTTTATCTTCATCAAAAGTTTGAACGCTATCCTGACCTGATCCGTCGATCTAGCTTTGAAACGGTTTCCTGTGTGGGCAATCCTCAAGCGATCGCTGCCGGGGTTCGGTATATTGATAAGGATTTGAATCGATGTTTTACGCTAGATGATCTTGCTCAAGGTGATAGTCAGCTCTATGAAATTCAACGAGCTAGAGAGA containing:
- a CDS encoding XDD3 family exosortase-dependent surface protein, whose translation is MYAIDAPDDSYASINGVRTVGNTVYEIYGMAIHEDLENNRIWVALNSNLPVEGRPDTEIFFPGETDNEDVPGGSVMWGDLFFDFNDQQGYQTAHTQRNLFGVRFLRNIDAVGVENISIGVYENVSGIDVGPAHSGFSNLAGYNSFVRSLGGQDTWMGSLPWNSPYFGRYSQPLLVSGVPMPNIIESGDRVGDVTMHTREELEAQGFDINNFFQEGEHIIGFSFDRPPGFVGDFIATILHECLNDGISLPGVFSDPSEPEPEPEPEPEPEPPFTQLFEDCPVMPGQRYALQPTRIEGDTKYIDNPISNAWYDPPPYERYQISVGGGSLITEILSFPCGIMGRAIIPGENPPGEQFEVLVDNIQLPGAFNPGGNLRFEDYAELLGDRLRQGENGQLGVNSVVIRGRTVCTGEASENSVCQQQDKDPIPYMCNNSGEAQSFCIQLKFDRERLDGSVVIGPEPAPEPATIFGTIAFGGILMKVARSRRRS
- a CDS encoding SGNH/GDSL hydrolase family protein encodes the protein MTHIVLLGDSIFDNAMYVPSSWSVIDQVQQHLTEAGDRATLLALDGSYINGIAHQLQKLPEDATHLFISTGGNDVLGFGWKLYSETMSFPDVLEKILVMKHQFHHDYQSMLHQVLAHQKPVTLCTVYDQSPQSDTLFTLFAQTILPLFNDCITRQAIAFGLPLIDLRLVCDDLGDYSSLSPIEPSVQGGGKIAQHIAMIAKEHDFSMPRTVCYS
- a CDS encoding ABC transporter ATP-binding protein → MADSAYLSSSTAIDTESVLEFIDVGLNYTTRDRPMVVMEEVSLTIQQSEFVSIVGPSGCGKTSLLRMISGLNPAHQGTVCFRGEPITKPLKNVGIAFQNPVLLPWRNTIKNVLLPLEIVQPHKHKLRQQRSHYISMAQELLATVGLRDFQTHYPWQLSGGMRQRASLCRALIHQPEILLLDEPFAALDAFTREEMWDMLQRLWERTQCTSVLVTHDLREALFLSDTVYVMGPRPSRIVLKLSVNLPRPRSLEMCFSDEFHHMYSQLRQHIHRN
- a CDS encoding ABC transporter permease; amino-acid sequence: MSRAEYLNPPQSRITLSTFLKSKHAVYVLPSVTTVLLFVVWELVTRLFSIPTFILPAPSVILGQITPWGAVVAKNAWITLFTTLCGFVAALCLGVVLGFSIGYSKLANMTLYPLLIGFNTIPKVALVPLMSIWFGIGTIPAVLTAFLLAFFPIAVNVAIGLATVETEMQDVLVSLGASRFEIFQKVGFPHTLPYLFASLKVAISQAFIGSVIAETVASNGGIGYVILTASSNFNVPLAFLSLLALAVMGTVLYGIFVVAEQRLVHWL
- a CDS encoding LysR family transcriptional regulator, which translates into the protein MKPTPWQDMEFRHLDYAIAVKRHQGFMQAAIALGIDQGFLSKQIQRLETRLGFTLFDRTHRPLRVTEAGKSFLIKAEQIIEQTEKAVERSQDIQAGKQGRLEVGINTSIANSRLSDIIQAFHQQFPKVNLVLHELASYHQIEQLRNRQIDVGFFHKHTLHNLTDEERTMFATIPILHEPLVVVLPQHHRLAKQAKISLAQLSGDRFVLPPHTQMYGLRDQIDQLCLKANCKPNVVQEAAWITTVLSLVAGGLGVSLLPANVNYLQRAGVVYRDIQETSPLLEIVAVRYINHTSILLENFLNTLTDC